Proteins encoded by one window of Thunnus thynnus chromosome 3, fThuThy2.1, whole genome shotgun sequence:
- the LOC137178348 gene encoding inositol 1,4,5-trisphosphate receptor-interacting protein, with the protein MQDTLLRVFVVTLSLMRLWDDPGIEEGDNIILQKQEEWLLREREKLDQEIAPVNQEMTHTDDKGPLDDVINVNKEQNEASVSKEFDQRVTEKDKMPDVIDTNQDSEEDDEHFINNNNSSLPEKSKSDTDQKDVSQVEGSLQLDMNNEVFSSKQQEAPLSHHTKTSDNETSENALSDWEKDYLWYIWNTLSIISLIRFFRKCLRRNPQMKQEDARNFLVPLPDSNTLQRFYSKCIQVSLDEKCREGEFLEGFVADLLESMRSICDRNGGMLMEDFQMVDVCDIIVTFTPPEPYSFQCLLSNNQATDLLPDRQVCGQIKLVENKKIPNGCPCQSSDADDDMVCLLHCENERVKTKIMDVCDGPLCMKNSPFLSKSQVTRWFQSTIRQAWTLISHKYEFELNIRYIDAPGALVVRFRSGKRICFSLNPVVKFNSDAHFYITPYFPSSLDTFWTLSLTIYEDRFLEHISKRLPENSCHIQTLDIARFLHKRQTALSGSSSLKDFHFKTALMHLLLTKDPSHWKPDNVACRLRDLLAFIQRSLEKKLLHHVLIGNPLNQRVIQLPAELTHVKPVNLFHPLVVHNCIYKNAVMHFQETLSNADMLIHDYVKCIDRANCAI; encoded by the coding sequence ATGCAAGATACTCTGCTCCGAGTGTTTGTGGTCACTCTGAGTCTCATGCGTCTCTGGGATGACCCCGGGATTGAGGAGGGGGACAATATCATCTTGCAAAAGCAGGAAGAGTGGCTGCTGAGGGAAAGGGAGAAACTGGACCAGGAAATAGCACCTGTCAATCAGgaaatgacacacactgatgataAAGGGCCTCTGGATGATGTAATAAATGtcaacaaagaacaaaatgagGCTTCAGTCTCAAAAGAGTTTGACCAACGTGTTACTGAAAAAGATAAAATGCCAGATGTGATTGACACCAACCAAGATtcagaggaagatgatgaacattttataaataacaACAATTCAAGTCTGCCAGAAAAGTCCAAAAGTGACACTGATCAAAAAGATGTTTCCCAAGTAGAGGGCAGTTTACAACTGGACATGAACAATGAAGTGTTCAGCTCCAAGCAACAAGAAGCACCTCTATCCCACCACACCAAGACGTCAGACAATGAAACTTCAGAGAATGCGCTTTCTGACTGGGAGAAGGATTACCTCTGGTACATATGGAACACACTTTCCATTATTTCCTTGATCCGCTTCTTCAGGAAATGCCTGAGGAGAAATCCTCAAATGAAACAAGAAGATGCCAGGAACTTCCTAGTGCCGCTACCAGACAGCAACACTCTACAGCGTTTCTATTCTAAATGTATTCAAGTCTCACTCGATGAGAAGTGCAGAGAGGGTGAATTTTTAGAGGGGTTTGTAGCAGACCTGCTGGAATCGATGAGGAGCATCTGTGATAGAAATGGCGGTATGCTGATGGAGGACTTTCAGATGGTGGATGTCTGTGATATCATTGTCACCTTCACCCCACCAGAGCCGTACAGCTTTCAGTGTCTGCTCAGTAACAACCAGGCTACTGACCTGCTGCCAGATAGGCAAGTCTGTGGCCAAATAAAGCtggtggaaaataaaaaaatcccaAATGGCTGCCCCTGTCAGTCTTCAGATGCAGACGATGATATGGTTTGCCTGCTGCACTGCGAGAATGAGAGGGTAAAGACAAAAATCATGGATGTTTGTGATGGTCCTCTTTGCATGAAGAACTCCCCATTCCTGTCAAAATCCCAGGTTACCAGATGGTTTCAGAGCACTATAAGACAAGCATGGACACTGATTTCACACAAGTATGAGTTTGAGCTCAACATTCGCTACATCGATGCTCCTGGCGCTCTGGTAGTTCGATTCAGATCTGGCAAGAGGATTTGCTTCAGTTTAAACCCTGTAGTTAAATTCAACTCTGATGCTCATTTCTATATTACCCCTTACTTCCCTTCCAGCTTGGATACATTCTGGACACTCTCTCTGACCATCTATGAAGATCGCTTCTTAGAACACATCTCTAAACGGCTTCCTGAAAACTCATGTCACATTCAGACTCTTGACATTGCACGTTTCCTTCACAAGAGACAAACAGCACTGTCAGGAAGTAGCTCTCTGAAggattttcatttcaaaactgcACTAATGCACCTGCTTTTGACCAAGGACCCATCACACTGGAAACCAGATAATGTGGCTTGCAGGCTACGAGACTTACTGGCCTTCATACAGAGAAGCCTTGAGAAAAAGCTGCTGCACCACGTTCTTATTGGGAACCCTTTAAATCAAAGGGTAATTCAACTCCCTGCTGAGTTGACTCATGTAAAGCCAGTGAATCTCTTCCATCCCCTTGTGGTACACAACTGCATCTACAAAAATGCTGTAATGCATTTCCAGGAGACTCTTAGTAATGCAGACATGCTGATACATGATTATGTTAAGTGTATTGACAGGGCTAATTGtgcaatttga